The window AAAGGAGACAGTTAAGGGGCACCTCCAGGTAAGGTGTTCCCACCAGCATACACTGTGACTGCTGGAGAGAAATATCTATCAGCCAGACTGGAACACTTTGATATTTCACCAGATAAGCTGGAGAGAGAGGGATGTTTGGACTTCTCTGCTTCGGCTGCTGTCCTGCTACCCAACATCAGATAAGCacaagaaaatggatggatgattattgtttcatattttaaatttaaacttttattgaAGTGATTGTCATGAATTCTCAAACGACATCCATCATACATAATGCATGGCACAATGTGCACACTTTCAGCCGCAGtttattcattttcagttgttactttATATTTCAGTAATGAATGAGCATCTTTAGTAGAAACATGTTTTCATATCATAGTTAATATATTTgaagtgtttttgtcttttgtcgTCCGTTTGAAGGATAACGTGTAGTGTAAATGTGCGATGTGAGATCCTGCACAGTTAAGCAGCATGATTCATTCAAGAATGTCATTAAAAGTTTCAAATCACTTGTTTACACAGTTTTTGACGTCAAGCAGTTTTCAAATTTCACTTAATATCTGGTGTTTGTCATTTTAGACATTTCGGTTAGTctgagtttttttctttatgtagtGACTAAGAAATGAGTCACCAGGAACATCCCGAGTGTGTAAGTGTTCTACCTTCTCCAGTCCTGTTATCATCCTCGATCTCTGCAGGTAAAAAGATGACATGCTCACTCCCCCGCTGTAAGGCATCTCTAGAATCTGTCCAGCAGAGGGTGTCAAACATTACTGCACATAAATCTACTGATACACATACATTGCAATCACTCAGTCTCTCAGTGAAATCTGATTATGCAGTGATTTATATCAATATGATAAATATGATGGTTACTTTGCAGTTTGCTTCTTCGATGAAGGTACACGCAAAGTCTTCTTCCTGTTTCATCATCTTCACAGCCTTGAGTCAttctgaagacaaaagaaattacattgcctaaaaaaaacattttttaatatatcattGAAATATTTCTTGGATGCAAAAGTGAATTAAatgactctgaaaatgaagagacAAAAATTTGCCTTTGAAGCTGTGTGTCATGAATACTTATTCCAGTCACAGATGTATTCTCATGACTTTTATTAAAGTACTTTTATCTCACACTGGGCCTTAATGCAGTCTCACATTAATAATTTAGCTCCTCATCTTTAAAGCTCCTCCCTTGAGGCCATTTTGATTGGCTGTCCCTCTTTAACAGAGGCAGAGGGCCAATATCTGACATCTCACGCAGAGGTAAgagcagaaaaactgaaaccgATCCTTTAGAGCATCTGAAATCTGAGCTTCGGCTCACAGATATTACTTGTATATTTGCTCATGATTGAAACTGTCCATGTTGACCAACCACAACTGCAATGGTATATAGACTTTACAAGGTATAGTTTCATAGTCAGTGTTCTGTTTTATGAGCACTTTTACCTTCTTGAGCCAAAATTGAGCATCATAAGTTTCAGACCACGAGAAATCTTTAATCCAGCTGCCTCTGAAGTGGGTGGCAGTGAACAACACCAGCCTGGTCAGTTCATTCAAATCATCTTCATCCACCACCTCTGTGATGTTACCTGGTGAACAAAGTAAAACCAAATGTAAACATTGAGAAGTAAAGCCTCCAAGACTGCAGCAAAGTTTTCATCCACAAATCTATGAAAACATGATGGACCCCACACTCTTTCAGCCTTTGTAGGCTAGAGAAACATGATGAGTTTTACAAATGCTGTTTAATCGAAGTATATTCTCTGACTATTGGTGAAACCTGAAGATATTATTCATCAGCACAACATGTGAATATTTAGAACAAGTAAGGATGCAGAGCAATTCTGGCTAATCACTACAGCACACATGTAACAACTCATATTGAAGTACTTCAAAATTCTGCTTTTCTACACGAGATAAGATAAACGAGGTAAGCAGGTAAAGTTACATTCATGTGCTGTTCCACAAGATGGCGCTCCTCTCTATAAATTCCTTCATACACACCCTCAATGCTCTGCATATACTTGAGCTTAGCTTTCAGTCAAGGTCAACACATCTGTATCTGGATGTAAACAAAGTATTCTGGTGCCTGGCAGCCACCTTGGAAGTGAATGAGACTACCATTAATGCTATGCCAGCACAAACAGGCAGGgagccaaaaatgcttttcATAGAAGGAAAGAGTTAATATTAAATCTGATGGTATTTTAAGCTGTGCTGTAGTCCAACTTTCACAGAACTCATTAAACTCAACTGCCTAAACTCATATTGACCTAAGACATTGGGACAGGACGACTTTGAGATAAAATATCAAATGAAGATACATAAACaagaagattaaaaatatatgagAAGCAGCAGTGAGTGGGTTTGGCTGAAAAGAAACAAGTAAACAGAGGACTGTACAGACACTGAGGAAGGTGGTTCTGGGATCCAGAGATCACTGCTGAAACAGCTTGACCCACTGTGGGTTAAATCAGGAATAACGGTGGAAGGAGCCCTTTGACAAACCCTGGTCATAGGTCTGTAAGCTTTTCACTCTTTAAAACTatcttaagtacatctaccatCACTTCTGAAcaccagaaggaaaaaaaacatgtattcaGTATTTTCATGGTATCCTTACAGGTGCACACTCCTCCCCTTAGAGGGACTTAGCAGGAGCAGTGAGTCCTGCTTATGAAAAACATGTGAACTTGAACTGGACATTAGATgaagtgattgtgtgtacatgtgtaaaTGTGATCCACCTGGTGTGTGTTGCTGCACCCAGTTGTTGACATCAATCCTGACCTCTTCAGACCTGCTCTTGAAGTCCACAGACTCCAGCTCTGTGCTGTAATGTTTCTTGCTTTGTATTAAGAATTCCTGAAACCACAGACGACACATTTATAAATTGACTCCAGCAAagtctctgacatcactgattcTGATTTACTTCAGGCTGGCATATTAAGAAAACACAGTTATAATCACATGATCACACATGCCTCATATGAGTAACACACTTACAGATTCTGGTCAGTCAGAACCATCTGAGGAGCCAGAGGAGTACAATGAGAGTTTCTACTTTACTTGCTTACATGTTGACCTGCTGCTCTCATCATCCTTCTCTACAGAACTCACAGCATTTCTGTCTCTGCCTCTCATTGACTCCAAAACACACGAGCTCATGAAGAATCACACTCTacataagaagaagaaacagacctGAGTAAAGGGGCAGGACTTCTCTCTGTACAGTCTGTTAGCAACAGTGAAGGTAAATCGAGCATCTGTCCTGTTGAGTTCAGTGAGAAGTTTGGCAAAGCTGCTGTGAACATCACCCCAACAATCCCCAGTTTGCAAGCACTGTGGACAAAACACATTAGTGGATTCAAAGAAGGACTCAGAAGGAAAATACTGGACTGGATctaacaagaaagaaagaaaatcaaactaacttttgatttctttctttgttgttaGATCATTTGTTAGCGTTTGTTTCCTCTGAGTGCCCAACTTCTTCAACATACCCAGGGAACCTTTCTGTTATCTGGATTCACTTAGCCTGACATCGGCAATAAGTGCTCACAACAGCCCTGCGTTTCCATCTTCACTATCCAATAAAAGGCACAAATAACAAAAGACAGACCTTACTTTGTCACAGCCTAAAGGAGACACAGAAATCACTTTAGTTTCTCAACAAACAAAAGTGAAATTAATTTATTGATCGACAAGGTTTTCTTAGTATGTGTTTCACTCTCCTAACCTCTTGTAGTAACAGTATGTAACTGTAACCTTCTTTTAAAACTTTCTGAGTGTGTGAAAATggggaaaaacaacaaattgtAAGCTGTATTCAAGCTCACTTTGTGTCTTCATTCATATCAGGCTGGTCCCTACATGACTGTGGTAACTCAGCTTCCTACAGATGAACAGACAAAGACTGTATCCACACAATGGAGCTGttattattttgtgtatttctcAAAGTTAGTAGGAAGACTGTTTGTGCAGCATTGATCCCGTTGGAAAGATTTAACTTTCTGTCAATAAATCTCAGAAAACTGGTTTGGTTTCAGtctcagtttatttttccacattacTCTGGAGTTACTTTGCTCATTTATGTTGTCATGTTGACTTGAGTTTAGTTCATTTAGCTTCTTTTAGGGTCCAATATCATCACTTTGTATGACTCCCTGTGCCCTCATGTCTAACCAGCTCAGTCGCTCACATTAGGTTTCAGACTATAATAATATCACACTGATACACTGGAGACAAGTCAGGGTCATTTATACAGTTATAATGGTCACAGTGGTTTCCAGCAGCTGCTCAAATTAACACCAGAGCATCCTGCATGTGTTAAATGAGTACCACTACAATAACTATTCTGCACTATAattttagtgtttgtgtgtgagcgtgtgtaccGTACCTCTGACATCTGTGTGGCTGTGTTGCCTCTGGCCCCCAGCATCACCATAGCCAGGGCTGAAGAGATGCTGAACGGGGAGAAAAAGATGTTTCccgtcttgttgttgttgctcaGCTGTTTGAACAAAGCCAGAGAGAAGGCACTGTTGGCCTCTGACAGAGAGATTGCAGAGCCCATTGTTTCTGGGGCGGGGTGCAGAAAGGGGGCAGTGAGTTGTTTAATGCACCAAGCAAGATTAATTAAATCTAACTGAGGTTCACTTTAcctaaaaactacaaaaactatAATGGCTGTTATTCAGGGTTTTTGTTTCAAATGATATCCTACATGGTGTGTATGTAGATTTAGTCACAAAGCTTCCAGATAAGTGCTGAAAGGGTTAGCATTACTCTTTGAGTGCACATGGAAAAAAATCTACAGTATAATAGGATTACAGTtacaaacagaaatgtaaatataGCATATAGTACATTTGGAAAAACTGAATAAAGTTACTTGACTTAGCGACACGCACTTTTCTTTCATCTTCAGATGGTGAGGAATTTTTCTGGCTTCTGCTTGAAGcgtttttgctgtttgtttgttttttacccgGGATGGGGGGCCCACATGACCTAAATGTCTTTGGGAAGTATTGTCAttgtagctgggataggctccagcctctTCATGCTCAACAAATCAGAGTGGTTTGTATTGAAGCATGCTGCTAC of the Oreochromis niloticus isolate F11D_XX unplaced genomic scaffold, O_niloticus_UMD_NMBU tig00002615_pilon, whole genome shotgun sequence genome contains:
- the LOC109198003 gene encoding leukocyte elastase inhibitor-like, which translates into the protein MGSAISLSEANSAFSLALFKQLSNNNKTGNIFFSPFSISSALAMVMLGARGNTATQMSECLQTGDCWGDVHSSFAKLLTELNRTDARFTFTVANRLYREKSCPFTQEFLIQSKKHYSTELESVDFKSRSEEVRIDVNNWVQQHTPGNITEVVDEDDLNELTRLVLFTATHFRGSWIKDFSWSETYDAQFWLKKNDSRL